In one Kluyveromyces marxianus DMKU3-1042 DNA, complete genome, chromosome 4 genomic region, the following are encoded:
- a CDS encoding PDK/BCKDK family protein kinase — protein sequence MGVKFPSSLLNKIWHYSEVPQTAVSLRQMCQFGSHPTPGLMFKASCFLLNELPVRLAHRIKELESLPRELNKVEEVITVRDWYTQSFQELYEFCHDESQNHGAIYQSLFYGSKTANVDSLAKMLFTQEEMETMKQAQNAKNSLYCKHKKFVDDGIVMKIPGPQSHTSSQPINTNGLVPLPQKYFSPLPASTVKEWSKSQDFYQFWPADLLLFNRSFYNVLQRIKERHDATVITLAKGVLKWKKTHQQNVVDDSIQSFLDRFYLSRIGIRMLIGQHLALLESARQPAQEPMDEDDENWVGIICTKTNITQLAKSAIDNARHICADHYGLYEAPKVQLLTFPLDYRPSTEGTTSCTNEAPDIEFMYVPGHLIHMLFETLKNSLRATVEKVIAKNKSKDRYDLTFPDIKVIITEGTEDLTVKISDEGGGIARSNMPLVWTYLYTTMPEDEQIGLMSEELSQNFRIPMAGYGYGLALSRLYARYFGGDLKLMSMEGFGTDVYLHLNRLSTSSEPLQ from the coding sequence ATGGGTGTTAAGTTTCCAAGTTCCCTTTTGAATAAGATATGGCATTATTCGGAGGTGCCGCAAACCGCTGTTTCCTTGAGGCAGATGTGCCAATTTGGGTCACATCCCACGCCTGGGTTGATGTTTAAGGCATCTTGCTTTCTGCTAAACGAATTGCCTGTACGATTAGCGCACAGAATCAAGGAGTTGGAATCGCTTCCAAGAGAATTGAACAAGGTGGAAGAGGTTATCACTGTTAGAGATTGGTACACGCAGTCTTTCCAGGAGCTCTACGAGTTCTGCCATGATGAGTCTCAAAACCACGGTGCTATCTACCAGTCTCTTTTCTACGGATCGAAGACTGCTAATGTGGATAGTCTTGCCAAGATGCTATTTACACAGGAGGAAATGGAGACTATGAAACAAGCTCAAAACGCCAAGAATAGTCTCTATTGCAAGCACAAAAAATTTGTAGATGACGGGATTGTGATGAAGATTCCTGGGCCCCAGTCGCATACTTCTAGCCAACCGATAAACACTAATGGACTCGTACCTTTGCCTCAAAAATACTTTTCGCCGTTACCAGCTTCTACGGTAAAAGAATGGAGCAAGTCGCAGGATTTCTACCAGTTTTGGCCCGCTGATCTTTTGCTCTTCAACAGAAGCTTTTATAATGTacttcaaagaatcaaagaaCGTCACGATGCTACCGTGATAACGTTGGCAAAAGGTGTGTTGAAGTGGAAGAAAACCCACCAACAAAACGTCGTAGACGATTCGATCCAGTCTTTCTTAGATAGATTTTATCTCTCGAGAATCGGAATAAGAATGCTCATCGGCCAGCACTTGGCTCTATTGGAATCTGCTAGACAACCAGCACAGGAGCCCatggatgaagatgacgaaaaTTGGGTTGGTATCATATGCACTAAAACAAACATTACTCAATTGGCAAAATCCGCTATAGACAACGCCCGTCATATCTGTGCAGATCATTACGGTTTGTACGAAGCTCCTAAAGTTCAACTTTTAACCTTCCCATTGGACTATCGTCCTTCAACGGAGGGAACTACAAGTTGCACGAACGAAGCACCCGATATCGAATTCATGTACGTCCCAGGACATTTGATTCACATGTTGTTCGAAACCTTAAAAAACTCCCTAAGAGCCACTGTAGAGAAAGTCATTGCTAAAAACAAATCCAAGGATAGATACGATTTGACTTTCCCTGATATTAAAGTTATTATAACGGAAGGTACTGAAGACTTGACGGTAAAAATCTCCGATGAAGGTGGTGGTATTGCAAGGTCCAACATGCCTTTGGTGTGGACATATCTTTACACTACCATGCCTGAAGATGAACAAATTGGTCTCATGTCTGAAGAATTGAGTCAAAATTTCAGGATACCAATGGCTGGTTACGGCTACGGACTAGCTCTCAGCAGATTATATGCCCGTTACTTCGGTGGGGATCTAAAGTTAATGTCCATGGAAGGATTTGGGACCGATGTTTATTTACATTTAAACAGACTAAGCACCAGTAGCGAACCTCTCCAGTGA
- the EGO2 gene encoding Ego2p translates to MSMSLNLAEMVPNAIGMIAFDNDGQIIEAVGIGKERKEDVLQLQQVELDDEGFGLLEYDNIQVLIYKKEEKTVAVYTHSGK, encoded by the coding sequence ATGTCTATGAGTCTCAATCTAGCTGAAATGGTCCCCAATGCTATTGGAATGATAGCCTTTGACAATGACGGTCAAATTATCGAGGCTGTAGGAATtggcaaagaaagaaaagaagatgtgCTACAATTGCAACAAGTTGAACTTGATGACGAAGGATTTGGGTTATTGGAATATGACAACATCCAAGTTTTAATAtataagaaagaagagaagactGTTGCTGTATATACGCATTCCGGAAAATAG
- the PAT1 gene encoding deadenylation-dependent mRNA-decapping factor PAT1 — protein sequence MSFFGFDSSGRKPPRERRKQGEEESLDFEETYQGLGDYEEPEDMLNDETFGNAADLGTDFDFGYGKGELDAGTGSARSEAPAPVSYASIANAKMNRAQNSKPGFDQSVDMQPMESLWGNSSSNNPQQQQQQQQQQQQQVPQQVPQPQQLQQPQQPHMQGVPAPGMEGLTMQALERQQQMGMPPQPGFYGMQPPQGPQNPQGPQGPQGPNYGFIPQGYPQGQYQQFPGQNMPPPVMPNQFGNPQFSNPPVNPVNPQEQFQQMPSMMYNQNQANIPPHMQQPPHMAMPPMQHQPQHQVPPPNQQAQPIVHQQMPMQSSPADNQAILQSNRGNQEYQRVNSPPVQTESEQVPTPPHTPREYRRGPRRFGPQDQLSNEELRRLQIRQAKVDKILRHSGVMTPRDKDFITRYQLSQIVTDDPYNEDFYFQVYKIIQKGVTASESNKDSIAKAYLEHSGHRLGGRYKRTDVALQRMQSQVEKAVTVAKERPQKSKDGLDNAKEGVLGKISATRNSKAPRKQLQIPTHKEDSPAPNSQPGSALDEVTESLQGVDINSKRRRSSYALSSSVDQRSVLTRSGGRKFILTLIEAVYEEVLELEAQLRSGQQPDSTKLWEALHIEEHGYDVSPFISILSFDKGVKIMPRIMNFLSREEKIKLFNCFFKELSHLNVIVVSSYKTTPLPTKEQLKKVELFQSIFLKIIVSFLSSSAEFLEVMGLLINVIQNNNVSFITTSRIGLNLITVLISRAALMKQDVSRGKLLSSMEVSTWSEVYDRLFTALETKLSAVFPTQEYMQHVISVYEQETTQYDQSYIWQFFASLALSGKLNHQRILIDEVRDEIFDVISKAEELKNTAQQDPKLVYQRNKYYQDLNLFLNVMGLVARDGEITELK from the coding sequence ATGTCATTTTTCGGGTTCGACTCTAGCGGGCGAAAGCCTCCTCGTGAAAGGAGAAAGCAGGGCGAAGAAGAATCGCTTGACTTCGAGGAGACTTATCAAGGTTTGGGTGACTATGAGGAGCCAGAAGATATGCTCAATGACGAGACATTTGGTAATGCGGCTGACTTGGGTActgattttgattttgggTATGGTAAGGGCGAATTGGATGCTGGGACCGGCAGTGCTAGATCTGAAGCACCAGCGCCTGTTTCATATGCGTCAATTGCCAATGCGAAGATGAATAGGGCTCAAAACAGTAAGCCAGGGTTTGATCAGTCTGTTGATATGCAACCTATGGAGTCACTCTGGGGTAACAGTTCCAGTAACAATCcgcaacaacaacaacaacagcagcagcaacagcaacagcaagTGCCACAGCAAGTACCTCAACCACAGCAATTGCAGCAGCCACAGCAGCCACATATGCAAGGTGTACCTGCTCCTGGTATGGAAGGTTTGACGATGCAAGCCTTGGAAAGACAACAGCAAATGGGCATGCCACCTCAACCCGGTTTTTATGGTATGCAGCCACCTCAAGGTCCTCAGAATCCTCAAGGTCCACAAGGACCACAGGGGCCAAACTACGGTTTCATTCCCCAGGGTTATCCTCAGGGCCAGTACCAACAATTCCCTGGTCAAAATATGCCACCTCCTGTCATGCCTAACCAGTTCGGTAACCCTCAGTTCTCTAACCCTCCTGTTAACCCAGTTAACCCTCAGGAACAGTTCCAACAAATGCCTTCCATGATGTACAATCAAAATCAGGCTAATATCCCGCCACATATGCAGCAACCTCCACATATGGCTATGCCTCCTATGCAACATCAGCCTCAGCATCAGGTCCCTCCTCCAAATCAACAAGCTCAACCAATTGTCCACCAGCAAATGCCTATGCAATCTTCTCCGGCAGATAACCAGGCTATCTTGCAATCCAACCGTGGCAATCAAGAGTACCAACGTGTTAATTCTCCACCTGTCCAAACTGAGAGTGAACAAGTCCCAACTCCACCACATACACCAAGGGAATACCGTCGTGGTCCAAGAAGATTCGGTCCTCAAGACCAATTGTCTAACGAGGAGTTGAGACGTTTACAAATAAGACAAGCAAAGGTTGATAAGATTCTAAGACACTCAGGTGTTATGACCCCAAGAGATAAAGACTTCATTACTCGTTACCAATTATCTCAAATCGTCACTGATGACCCATATAATGAAGACTTTTACTTCCAAGTTTACAAAATCATTCAAAAGGGTGTTACAGCTTCAGAGTCTAACAAAGATTCTATCGCTAAGGCCTATTTGGAACACTCTGGTCATAGATTAGGTGGCCGTTATAAGAGAACTGATGTTGCTTTGCAAAGAATGCAATCTCAAGTTGAAAAAGCTGTTACCGTTGCTAAGGAAAGACCACAAAAGAGTAAGGATGGGTTGGATAATGCTAAGGAAGGTGTCTTGGGTAAAATATCTGCTACTAGAAACTCCAAGGCTCCAAGAAAGCAATTGCAAATCCCAACTCATAAAGAAGACTCTCCTGCTCCAAACTCTCAACCAGGATCAGCTCTAGACGAAGTAACTGAATCTTTGCAAGGCGTCGATATTAATtcgaagagaagaagatcatcATATGCGCTAAGCTCCTCCGTAGACCAACGTTCAGTTTTGACTCGTTCTGGTGGTCGTAAGTTTATATTAACTTTGATCGAAGCCGTttatgaagaagttctcGAATTGGAAGCGCAATTAAGATCTGGTCAACAACCAGACAGTACAAAACTATGGGAAGCCCTACATATCGAAGAACATGGTTACGACGTTTCTCCAttcatttccattttgTCATTCGATAAAGGTGTGAAGATCATGCCACGTATCATGAACTTCTTGTCGAGAGAGGAAAAGATTAAACTCTTCAactgtttcttcaaagaactATCTCATCTGAATGTTATTGTTGTCTCATCATATAAGACTACTCCGCTACCAACTAAGGAACAATTAAAGAAGGTTGAACTCTTCCAGTCTATCTTCCTAAAGATCATCGTATCTTTCTTGTCCAGTTCCGCTGAATTCTTGGAAGTCATGGGTCTACTAATAAATGTTATCCAAAATAACAATGTTTCTTTTATTACCACATCCAGAATCGGTTTGAACTTGATCACTGTGTTGATCTCTCGTGCAGCTCTAATGAAACAAGATGTTAGTAGAGGCAAACTGTTATCCTCTATGGAGGTATCAACCTGGAGTGAAGTATATGACAGACTATTCACTGCCTTGGAGACCAAGTTGTCTGCTGTCTTCCCTACACAAGAGTACATGCAACATGTCATTTCGGTCtatgaacaagaaactaCACAATATGATCAGTCTTACATTTGGCAATTCTTTGCTTCTCTCGCCCTAAGTGGTAAATTAAACCATCAACGTATTCTAATCGATGAAGTCAGAGATGAAATCTTCGATGTTATCTCGAAGGctgaagaattgaaaaacaCCGCTCAACAAGATCCAAAACTAGTGtaccaaagaaacaagtaCTATCAGGATTTGaacttgttcttgaatGTCATGGGACTAGTGGCCCGTGATGGAGAAATCACAGAATTGAAATAG
- the ERS1 gene encoding cystinosin-like protein ERS1, whose amino-acid sequence MERLLGIVYVGCWSISVYPVLYKNWKNGNANAVSFDYVVLNTVGYVCLMVSMLLQKLLWINDGDEKVTAPEIAVPDLVYCGHGTFMCFMLLSQFLVGTSIWRFPTTIITHTRMHYIYSRIFKIVMFLVFLMTVVFLRQTLSGNMTNALLLSYCNKLSMVKILMSLTKHLPQVKHNFERKNMADFPIQSTCIDFLGSVCSLSQLILRLSSKPQGLSLMSFVTNFGKAGVGLVTLLFNIVYISQWVAYT is encoded by the coding sequence ATGGAAAGGCTTTTGGGAATAGTATACGTTGGTTGTTGGTCAATCTCGGTATATCCAGTCCTTTAcaagaattggaaaaatggGAATGCCAATGCGGTTTCGTTCGATTATGTGGTGCTGAACACCGTAGGATATGTTTGCTTAATGGTATCtatgcttcttcaaaaattgCTTTGGATCAATGATGGAGATGAGAAGGTAACAGCTCCGGAAATTGCTGTGCCAGATTTAGTGTACTGTGGACACGGAACATTTATGTGCTTTATGCTTCTGTCTCAGTTTCTAGTGGGAACCAGCATATGGCGCTTCCCCACAACTATAATCACGCATACTAGGATGCATTACATTTACTCCAGGATATTCAAAATTGTGatgtttcttgttttcttgatGACAGTTGTTTTCTTGAGGCAAACCTTGAGTGGAAACATGACGAATGCATTGTTGCTATCCTACTGTAACAAATTATCAATGGTGAAGATTCTGATGTCGCTCACGAAACATCTTCCTCAGGTGAAGCATAATTTTGAGAGGAAAAACATGGCAGATTTCCCTATCCAATCAACATGCATCGATTTTCTGGGAAGCGTGTGCTCTTTAAGCCAATTGATTCTCAGACTTTCATCTAAACCCCAGGGCCTGAGTCTCATGTCATTCGTGACCAACTTCGGTAAAGCAGGTGTCGGTTTAGTAACTTTACTATTTAATATTGTTTATATATCTCAGTGGGTAGCATATACTTAG